One window of the Solanum stenotomum isolate F172 chromosome 11, ASM1918654v1, whole genome shotgun sequence genome contains the following:
- the LOC125844990 gene encoding F-box protein At3g07870-like, giving the protein MTLDFFTSLGSLLETICKASNVDDADHTFERLPDCLVIDILSRLPSHSFLRCRWVCRHWRTLLVSSQDSFTNIHDLSRHTRPMFLIRDDFAKHDFAKHGQDLFVYGENENKKIKKKNKVAFEKLHLKPELMINKNSKEEPNLLYSCEGVLMFASSRWKSTYYIVNPITQEELTLRCTLHPHFVCALYFCPYTRQFRILFAEVQGTSCQYFVHILKMHKCKEIHSSTSFNFLSKNGNPAVVNGALHWITFHDLKRKKIAPCENGIMVFRMDKEELFTMPHPVSNHNVCNSKQAHLAMTLMVKDDRLCFCNMLIPWYIVDMWLLEDYETQSWIKRYKINLLNEKIFPFGKRLSEIRIRCAWDLKFLYIQEGELLIHLYVDYELYLYNLDRRTVKKLELPRGKMLSYTDCKLYHKSFLAIV; this is encoded by the coding sequence ATGACACTTGATTTTTTCACAAGTTTGGGTTCACTACTTGAAACAATATGTAAAGCTAGTAATGTTGATGATGCTGATCATACTTTTGAACGTTTGCCTGATTGTCTCGTCATTGATATTCTTAGTAGACTTCCATCACATTCTTTTCTTAGATGTCGATGGGTTTGTAGGCATTGGAGAACCTTATTAGTCTCATCACAAGACTCTTTTACCAATATACATGATCTATCTAGACATACTAGACCTATGTTTCTCATACGTGATGATTTTGCCAAGCATGATTTCGCGAAGCATGGACAGGATCTTTTTGTTTATGGTGAAAATGAAAACAAGAAgattaagaagaagaacaaggtTGCGTTTGAAAAACTTCATCTCAAACCTGAGCTTATGATTAATAAGAACTCGAAAGAAGAACCTAATCTTTTATATTCTTGTGAAGGAGTTCTTATGTTTGCTTCATCGAGGTGGAAATCTACTTATTATATTGTCAACCCTATAACACAAGAAGAATTAACACTACGATGTACACTTCATCCACATTTCGTATGTGCTCTGTATTTTTGTCCCTACACAAGACAATTCAGAATTCTTTTTGCAGAAGTACAAGGAACTTCTTGTCAGTATTTCGTACATATTTTAAAGATGCACAAGTGTAAGGAAATTCATTCATCAACCTCTTTCAACTTTTTGTCAAAAAATGGCAATCCTGCAGTTGTTAATGGAGCATTGCATTGGATAACCTTTCAcgatttaaaaagaaaaaaaattgctcCTTGTGAAAACGGAATTATGGTTTTCAGAATGGATAAAGAAGAGTTGTTTACTATGCCTCATCCTGTAAGTAATCACAATGTTTGTAACTCAAAACAAGCGCATTTAGCTATGACACTTATGGTGAAGGATGATCGTTTATGTTTCTGTAACATGCTTATCCCCTGGTATATCGTGGATATGTGGCTCTTGGAGGACTATGAGACGCAGTCATGGATCAAACGGTACAAGATTAATCTCTTGAATGAGAAGATTTTTCCTTTTGGTAAGCGTCTCAGTGAAATTAGAATCAGGTGTGCGTGGGATCTAAAGTTTTTGTACATCCAAGAAGGTGAACTTTTGATTCacttgtatgttgattatgaGTTGTATCTTTATAATTTAGATCGTAGAACAGTGAAGAAACTTGAATTGCCGCGAGGAAAAATGCTGTCCTATACTGATTGTAAGCTTTATCATAAGAGTTTTCTGGCAATAGTCTAA